The genomic window CTTCCAAACCTGGTAAACTTCACCTGTTACGATTTCGCCTACTCTATCTTTATATTTTTTGAAGATTTCGTCTTTCTCTAATTCCAATACTTTAGAAACCAAAGTTTGACGGGCAGCTAAAATTGCTCTACGGCCAAAGCTTTCTAAGGTAATTTGCTCGATATAATCATCGCCAACTTCTAAAGTACTGTCTAATTTAGAAACTTCAGCAAGCTCGATCTCTAAATCATCATCCTCAGAAAACCCATCTTCCATTACTTTTCTCGTTCTCCAGATCTCCAAATCCCCGTTATCCGGATTCACGATAACATCACAGTTTTCGTCTGTTCCGTATTTTTTACGCAACATGCTACGAAAAACTTCTTCCAGCACACTGATCACCGTTGGGCGATCTATATTTTTGAAATCTTTAAACTCTTGAAAAGAGTCGATCAAATTAATTGTTGTAGTACTCATTTTTACTTAAATGAAATTAACACACTTGTTTCTAATATATCATTAAACGGAACAGCTGTTTGAATTGCTACCGCCTTTTTCCCTTTTTCTTTAACCGATTCTTCAATCAGCAGATTATTATCTGTAACCGATAGCAGTTTCCCTTCTTTTTTTGATCCTTCTTTCAGCTTAATGCTTACTGTACGGCCAATATTTTTATTGTATTGACGGATTAATTTTAAAGGCTCACCAACACCGGGCGAAGAAACTTCTAAATTATAAGCCTGTTCTATTGCGTTTTCTTCTTCGAGATGAAAACCAACGTGTCTGCTTATGGCCACACAATCCTGTATGCTAATACCTTCGTCGCCATCAACATGGATAATTAATTTATTGTTTGGCAACATTTTCACCTCAACCAGAAACAGCTCTGGCCGATCTGCTATTTTTTCCTCAACGAGGGCTGCAACTCTCTTTTCTACCTGCATATTTTAACCTGATTTCATAGAAAAAGGGGACACTGTCCCCTTCTCTTTTCTTCGATTACGATGCAAATGTAGTAATTTTTTAGAAAAAATCAAACACTTGCGCTAATTATTATGCTGATTATTACCGTTTAAGTGTTTGCCGCTGTGCTTTTAAATTCTGCTTACCCTTCCCCATAATCAGATCGCCTACAGTTGCAAATTTTATTCCGACGTAACTCTCAACCAGATATTCTTTACCCTTAAGAAATGGCTGATCGGGATTAAATACGAGTGAATCGCCTAATATCTTAACCTTGCCAGGCACTTCCAGTTCATCCTGGATACTGTCCAGATCGCCCGGTTTTATTAAAACAGAGACCAAATTAAGTGCATCTGCATTAGCCTGATAGGCATTTTTAACCTGTAAGAGACTCGCCTCATCAATATTTTTAATTATTATTGATGAACTATCCCCAGAAAACTTAATTATTGGCCTGTTGTTTGTATTCGAACATGAAAGTGCAAATATAGCAATAGCAATTACGGCCTGGTATTTAAAAAAGCATTTAAACATTTACAAAAATAAACAATTATGAGATTTATTATCGAAATCCTTTTGATGGGATTAGCCTTTTTTATCGGCGCAAGAATAGTACCTGGCGTACATGTTGATAGTTATGCAACATCCATTATTGCTGCAGTACTGGTTGCGCTTGCGAACTCAACCATTGGGTTCATTTTAAGATTATTAACATTCCCTGTTAATTTTTTAACGCTCGGACTGGTATCATTCATCATTACCGTTTTAATGATTTTATTGGTTGATAACATGATGACCTCTTTTAACACTTCAGGTTTTATCGCCGCTGCATTCCTGGCTATAGTTGTAGCTTTAATTAAAGCAGTGTTTAGTGCTGTAGTTGGGGAAAAAGAATAGTCTTGAGTCCAGAGTCGGCAGTCTTGAGTCAATTAGACTAAGGACTACCGACTTCAGACTGAGGACTAACGGATCACTTCTCTCGAAATAACCATTTTCTGAATCTCAGATGTACCTTCGTAAATCTGGGTAATTTTAGCATCGCGCATTAAACGTTCTACGTGGTATTCTTTTACGAAACCATAACCACCGTGCACCTGTACCGCTTCAATGGTTACATCCATCGCCACTTTCGAAGCAAACAGTTTGGCCATAGAACCGGCCTGTGTGTAAGGTAAACCCTGATCCTTTAACCAGGCAGCTTTATAAACCAATAACCTGGCGGCTTCGATCTGTGTAGCCATATCGGCCAGTTTAAAAGCAATGGCCTGATGCTCAGAAATTGGTTTGCCGAATGATTTACGCTCTTTAGCATACTGCGTGGCCAACTCGAAAGCACCCTGTGCAATACCTAAAGCCTGGGCCGCAATACCGATCCTTCCGCCTTCTAATGTTTTCATGGCGAATTTAAAACCGAAGCCATCTTCGCCAATTCTATTTTCTTTTGGCACCTTCACATCGTTAAACATTAAAGAATGTGTATCAGATCCGCGGATGCCGAGTTTATTTTCTTTTGGTCCAACGGTAAAACCTTCTATCCCTTTCTCTACAATAAAAGCATTGATACCTTTATGCCTTAATTCTGGATGGGTTTGTGCAATAACCAGATAAGTTGATGCAGTACCGCCGTTGGTGATCCAGTTTTTTGTACCATTCAGCAAATAATAATCGCCTTTATCCTCAGCGGTTGTACGTTGCGAGGTGGCATCAGATCCGGCTTCGGGTTCTGACAAACAAAAAGCGCCTATTTTTTCTCCTGCTGCCAACGGCTTTAAATATTTTTCTTTTTGGGCTTCACTGCCATAGGCCTCTAATCCGTAACAAACCAAAGAGTTGTTTACTGAAACCACAACTGATGCAGAAGCATCGATTTTAGAAAGCTCTTCCATTACCAAAACGTAAGAAATGGCATCGAGTCCGCTTCCATTATATTTTTCGCTCACCATCATCCCCAAAAAACCAAGTTCTCCAAGTTTTTTCACCTGCTCGGCCGGAAATTTCTGATGTTCGTCTCGTTCGATTACGCCAGGCTTTAATTCTTGCTGCGCGAAATCGCGGGCTGCCTGCCGGATCATTAATTGCTCTTCACTTAATTCAAAATGCATAACATTTATGTATAAAAGGTTAGTAAATCAAATGTAGCATTAATGATCGAAATTACTATGGTTGCATAGTAATTTATTTTTAATTTCACCTCATGCTGCGACGGCGTATTTGGTTCTGCTCCTATTGGGATCATAGCGAATGGCGGGATAGCAGCCCAAAGCACACTGGCTTCCATTTTTCCAAAAAAACGTTCTTTTTAGGCTTTTGGATTGGAAACGAGCGGTTCCGGGCATTTGGCAGCCATGGCCCCGCTTTACGCTTTACTTCGCTGTGCTCCGTGTTCGCTTTAATCGGGTTTACGAACAACGTGTAGCGCCAGGAGAACAAAACGCTAATTTTAAACCCAACAGCAGCGTCGGCTCCCGATTTAAACACCGGTTTACGTTATATCTTGATGTGCTTGCGTGTTTTCTCAGATTTTCTGTAGTTGCAAAAAAAATATTTAGTTTTTTTTAAAAGCAATAGCGGTAATACTTCGGTTACGATAAAGATACTTATACTATTAAGCCGGATTTATTTGCTTGTGCAATCTGCGTTAACGATGGAAACGGCATCCTTTTTGGCTAGTATATTGATTATAGTCGAAGGACAGCCAAAAAGATACAGCGGACAGCGTGTTAAAACGCCCACAAAAAAATTATTTAACCGCTCTTTTAGTCAAGACGAAACCCAGACTTAAACTTCCTAAAATAAGAATTAGTAAAACCTGCGAGGAATGAATAATGGTTGAGTAGGCCAAGCCATCTTTAAAAGAAACGGAATACAATACCAGTGACTGGGCAACCATCCAGTGAAAAACACCAATCCCGCCCTGAACAGGTGCTGCCATGGCAAAACCAGAAAAAACAATTGCGGTAAATGCAGCATTAAAATGTAATCCCGAAGTAGCCTGAATAGAAGAAAAAGCGAAATACATGGAAAGTAAGTAGAAAAGCCAAATACCTAAGGTATAGGTTAAGAACAAACCTTTTTCTTTTAACTTGCTATACGAGCCAAATCCTTGACGCAGACTTACAAAAATGCGTAAAAATTTTTTACTGAATTTTTGACGGAGAAAATATATTGCAACAGCAATGAGCAGCAGGATGATGATACCCAAACCAACCAACCACAAATAGTTAATTGTATTTATTTTTTTTACAAGATTGAGATAGATGGTTTGATAAAGAAACCCGGCTACAATATCATATTGAAAAATCAGCATCGCCAAACTGGTAAGAAAAAGCATCAGCACATCAAATAGCCGTTCAGTAATTACGGTACCTATAGAAGCAAACATGGGCACCTTTTCGGCTTTGTGGATCACTGAGCAACGGCCAATCTCTCCGAAGCGTGGCAAAGCAAGGTTAGCCAAATAGCCGATCATTACAGCGTGGTAAGCATTCCAGAAACTTATTTTGTAATGGATAGACTGATACAACATTTGCCAGCGCAAAGCACGTAACACATGGCCAATCCATACGGCAAATGCAGAAGTAATTACCCAAAAATAGTTGGCGGTTTTAATTTCCTGCCAGATCTTTCCTAAATCCTGACCTCTAAAAGCTAAATATAAAACCCCTATCCCGATTAAAAACAGGATGATATATTTTAGCGCTGTTTTGAGGTCGAATATCACAAGGTTATTTTAGCAAGTGGTTATTATCGTCAGGAAAAACCAATATTGGATTGTATTTTTTGGCTTCTTCTATTGGTAATGAGCCGTAAGACATAATGATGAGAATGTCGCCAAGCTGAGCTAAACGGGCTGTTGCACCATTTAAACAGATGGTTCCGGTACCGCGTTCGCCTTTAATTACATAAGTTTCGAAACGTGCACCATTATTATTATTTACAATCTGCACCTTTTCATTAGCGATAATGTTAGCTGCATCCATCAAATCTTCATCTATCGTAATACTGCCTACATAGTTCAATTCGGCTTGTGTTACCCTAACACGGTGTATTTTCGATTTTAATATTGTGATAACCATTCAGCAAAGTTAGTAATCAGTTTGGAGTTTTCAGTCATCAGTTTGGAGTTTCGCAAATCGGTAAATTCTGATTCTTGATACGCACATCCTGACTTTACTTAATAATCATATTATCGATCAGCCTGGTAGATCCTACTTTTGCAGCCACCAGGGCAACTAAGTTATTTTCATCCTTTGATTTGGCTGGTTCCAGTGTATCGCCATTGGCAATGGTAAAATAATCCAGTTCTACACCATCTATATTCCGGTAGAATGATTTGGCCTTATCCACCAATTCTGTTAGTGAATATTCTTTAAAATGATCGATAACGAACTGCAGCGATTTACTTAGCACTAATGAATGCATTCGGTCATCGGAAGATAAATGGATGTTCCGACTGCTCATGGCTAAACCGTCGGCTTCGCGGATAATCGGACAGGTAATAATGGTAATCGGCAGCTTGAAATAAGCCAGCATATTCTTGATCATTAATACCTGCTGGAAATCTTTTTGTCCGAACATGGCTACATCTGGCTCAACGGCATCAAACAATTTTTTTACAATCTGCGTTACACCTTGATAGTGGCCTTTTCTAAATTCGCCTTCCAACAGAAATTCGGCATTACCCAAATCAATTTGCCAAACCTCGTCGGCCCCGGTAGGATACATTTCATCTACGTTAGGCATAAATACGCCGTTACAACCAGCATCTGCCAGCATAGCTAAATCGTGTGCTATAGGGCGAGGGTATTTCTCTAAATCTTTAGGATCTGTAAACTGCGTTGGATTTACAAATATGCTACAGATAATGATATCGGCATTCTGCTGCGCCAGTTTTATCAACGATATGTGGCCATTGTGCAAGGCACCCATGGTAGGCACAAGCGCTATTTTTTTACCTGATGCTTTTAAGGGTTTTAAAAAAGCCTTAAGCGCTGCTTTGGTTTTAAATATTTCCAATTTGGACAAACTAAATTAAAGCCGTAAAGGTGTAAATTAATCTAAACGAAACCAAACAAATGCTTGCTATATTGATAAATAGTATTATTATGCTTACCTTTGCAGCTCATTATCTTTTATTTAACTTAATATTTTCTTAGAATATGGAGATGGCAAAAACGAAGCTGCTGATTGTTACACACGAGATGTCGCCTTTCCTCGAGCTTACTAAAATTTCTGAAATCACGCGCCAATTACCACAAGCAATGCAAGAAAAAGGATTCGAAATCCGTATCTTAATGCCTAAATTTGGTAACATCAACGAAAGAAGAAATCGTTTACACGAAGTAATCCGCTTATCAGGAATGAACATCATTATCGATGACAACGATAACCCTTTAATCATTAAAGTAGCCTCCATCCCAGCTGCACGCATGCAGGTTTATTTCTTAGACAATGAAGAATATTTCCAACGCAAACAAGTATTTAGAGATGCAAGCGGGAAATTTTTCGACGACAATGATGAACGCACAATTTTCTTTTGCAAAGGCGCGTTGGAAACGGTTAAAAAATTAGGCTGGGCGCCAGATATCGTTCACTGTCATGGCTGGATGAGTGCATTAGTTCCTGCTTATATCAAAACAACTTATAAAAACGATCCTACTTTTAAAAATTCTAAAGTAGTATATTCTGTTTATGAGGACGGCTTTACAGAGAAATTAAATGCTAGTTTTTCTAAGAAGGCAGTCATGGCAAATATGACTGAGGATGACACTAAAGCATTCTTACCATCTGATTGCGACAGCATGCATATTGGTGCGATAACACATTCTGATGCAGTAGTTTTAGCAGATGAAAACCTAAATAAAGATGTGTTAAAATTTGTTAAAGATTCCAATAAGCCAACATTAGCTTTTAACTTAACCGAGAATTTCGAAAACTTCTATACTTTTTATGAAGAAATTTCGAATGACGAACTGGTTTCACTTGCTTAATTAAGGTATTATTATTTTAAATATGAAATTTACAAAACAAGACTTATTAACCCTGTTGATAGGTCTTTTTCTTTTTGCATCGTGCAAAAACCCTGATGGTGTTGGTTTAGATGTAGATCCGAACGCTGCAATTACCGGAACGCTGGTGGTATCTCCTGTTAAATCTCAACTTGTACGAGAAGACGCTGCCAACACCGCCGGATTAATCCGTTACCCACTGGGCTATATGATTGACCCTGATTTTGGAAAAACTGAGGCTGCCTTAGCATTAACGGTTTATCCGGTAAGTACAAGTTACGATTTCGGTACTGCTCCGGTATTAGACTCAGCAGTTTTGGTATTAAAATTAGATACAACATCTACTTTAACCAAATTTTACGGCGATACCATCACTTCTAAATATAGTATTGATGTTTACCAGTTAGCCAATAAGGTTACAACTTATAAAAGCTCGGATGTACAGGCAATCAACAACACACTTTTAGGTAACTTTACAGGCAAAATAGCACCAAACACCAAAAGAAAGATATTTGACATCGTAACAGGCAAAGCCGATACTTTAAAAACTGTACCTGCTCAAATCCGGATTCCTTTAAACAGGGCATTTATACAAAACGCCATATTAAACTTAGGCACCGCAGGAACATCCACAAATGCAAAATTTATAGACGCATTTAAAGGCTTATATGCTCAGGTAAATAAAACATCTTCAACAGGGGCTGGAGGTATTGCATTTTTCAATTTCACAGGCACTGATTCATATTTACAACTGGTTTGGAAAAAAACCAATTCATCAAGCGGAATAGACACCACTAGCGTTAACTTTCCTATTGGAGCGTTGGTTCAAAATAGCAGTGGTGGCAGTTCAATTTCCGGAATAGCCGCAAACATTAAGCACGATTACACAGGCACTGAAGTGCAAAAACAAATTGATGTTGCAGTTCCAACAGATCCAGCCCAACAATATAGAGTAACTTACTTACAAGGCTTGGCCGGTGTAAAAACCAAATTAACGTTTCCAGAATTGACAGGCTTTACTGGCAAGTACGGAAAGGCAATTATTAATAAGGCAGAGTTGGTTGTAGAGCTTGGTGGTGCTGCCCCAGCATACCCTTTTAATGCCGCACAGCGACTTTCTTTATACCGTTGGGATATTGCACAACAACCAGCCGATATACCTGATTACACAACGTTCTCCGGTAGCGCTTCTGGCGGTGCAGCACTTTTTGGCGGTTATTTCGATTCGTTAAAAAAACGTTACATCTTTATCGTAACTAATTACGTTCAGAGCTTGATTGATAAAAACGTTGAAGATTATGGCACATTCTTAGCCCCTACGTCTTATACCGACTTCCAGAGAGCATCTACTGCTACATCTGCAGAAAGATCGATTATAGGCGCAAGCAGCTCAACTGCCAATAAGATAAAGTTAAATATTTACTATACTAAAATTAATTAACCATTTTAGTATATATAAGAAACACCTGCCAGCAAAACTGGCAGGTGTTTTTTTTTATCATTATTTTAAGGTTACGAATAAAAGCGCATAAAAAAAGCCACCTCTCATCAGGTAGCTTTTTTTATATATTTTAACCCACTCTTAAAACGGAAGATCTCCATTTTCATCTGATGGACCAATTGTAAATTCATCTTCAATTTTAGCTTCAGAACTTTGATGCGTTGGTGTAGTTGGACTTTGCTCGAAATCGCTTTTTCTGCCTAACATGGTAAAGTTTTCGGCCACAATTTCTGTTACATATTTTTTAACTTTTTCTTTATCTTCAAAGGATCTTGTTCTTAATTTGCCCTCTATATAAACCAATTTGCCCTTCTGAAGGTATTTGGAAGCAACTTCTGCTAAGCCACGCCATAACACGATATTGTGCCATTCCGTTTGTTCTACTCTTTTTCCGTCTTTGTTATATGTTTCCGAGGTAGCTAATGGAAAACTGGCTACTGTTACGCCACCGTCTAAATGTCGCACTTCAGGGTCTTTGCCTAAATGGCCTACTAAAATAACTTTGTTAATCCCAGACATAAATATTTTTGGTTAGTTGTTTTGTTTTCTAAGTGCACGCCGAATAAGATGGTTAGTTACTCCATTTTGTCCTTATAAAAATATTCCAGGACAAAATCATGGATTACTTTTGGCTGCGGTAACTCATCTAATTTACTTAAAGAAACCCAATTAAGTTCCTTTTGTTTATTAAAGTTAAATATATAATTTTTTAATGCAAAAAATTGTATATGGATTATTTGGTGAGTTAATATGTGCTTTTTGGCTTTTATAAATGTAAAATCGGCCTTACTTCCGAATACAGATTTTACGCGATCAATGAATATTGAATCGCTCCACTCGTATTCTTCTGTTGTTTCCACACTAGGGAAATCATATAAATGCTGCCATATATCACCTGCTTGTCTTTCCCTGATCAGTACTTTTTCATTTTCAAAACAAACAAAATAATTAATATACCGGTGTTTTTGTTCGGCTTTTCGAATTTTAACCGGCAGCACATTTACCTGACCATGGTTAAAGGCATAACACTCCTGACTAAGCGGGCAAACGCTGCAACTGGGCGATTTTGGCTTACACTGCATGGCCCCAAACTCCATAATAGCCTGGTTATATAAGGCGGGGTCTTCTTTATAGAGCAAATCATTTGCTAACGCATAAAACTCTTTTTTACCGGCTGGGCTATTTATTGGCGTAGCTAAACCATAGAACCTGGAGAGTACCCGAAATACATTTCCATCTACTACCGCCCGTGCTTCTCCAGACGAAAATGAGGAAATGGCAGCAGCTGTATATTCGCCAATTCCTTTTAATTTTATGAGCTCATCATGCAGGTTTGGGAAGATTCCATCGTAATCTTTCACCACAATTTGAGCGGTTGCATGCATGTTCCTGCCCCTCGAGTAATAACCCAGTCCTTGCCAAAGCTTCAAAACTCTGGCTTCAGTAGCACCAGCAAAATCGGCAACTGTAGGAAAATTCTCTAAAAACCTATTAAAGTACGGAAGTCCTTGTTCCACCCGGGTTTGTTGTAATATAACCTCTGATAACCAGATGGTATAGGCATCATTGGTATGCCTCCAGGGCAAATCTCTCTTGTTTATCAGGTACCAATTGATGAGTTCATTTTGAAATGTCATTACTGCAAATTACGGTCTATTTATCCGATTAAAAAAAAACTTGCAATTGCCTGATAAGTCTAGTGATAAAAAAATCATCTTTTATTTCCCTATCTCATTAAAAAGCAATACTTTTGCAACCCCAAAACAGTAGTAATATTAAAACATAATATATAATAAATAATAAAATATGACTAAGGCAGATATTATTTCAGAAATATCAACAAAAACCGGAATTGAGAAGGTTGATGTACAGGAAACAGTTGAGGCATTTTTCAAGGTTATCAAAACCAGCATGATTGGCGGTGAAAATGTATACGTTAGAGGCTTCGGAAGCTTTGTTGTTAAAAAGAGAGCGCAAAAAACTGCGAGAAATATCTCAAAAAACACTGCAATAATTATCCCAGAACACTTCGTTCCTAGCTTTAAACCAGCAAAAGTATTTGTTGATAAAGTGAAAAGCAATTCAAAAAAAATTAACGTAGAAGCCTAAGTCTTATATATGAATAGCAACATTAGATCAAAACAAACCATAATTATTGGAGCGATTGTATTGCTTGTTGCATTCTTATTTACAAGAGACATTAAGGGTTTGGTTAAACCAACGGAAGAAAATGGAAAAATGCCTTCAAGTGGCCCAATGGCCGGAGCAGCTTCTCCTTCAACCACATCGGTACTAAACCTCGAAACTTCGTCTACCGCTGCAAAGAATGTAATCAACAAGAACTTGGCTACAGATATTACAGCTTTAGAAAACAGCTATAAAGGCGCAAATGGCGCAGAGAAGATTGAACTTGCTAAACAACTGGCTCAGAAATGGGACGATGTTGAACAAATTACGCCATCTGCACTGTATTTAGAAGTTGTAGCCGAAGGCGAGCCATCATCAAAATCATGGTTAGCGGCTGGTAATCAATTTATAAAAGCTTTTGAAAGCACACAAGATAGCATAGCGCAACCTGCTTTATTGCAGAAAGCCAATGCATCTTACAAAAACGCATTAGAGAAAGACTCTACAAACATTGAAGCTAAAACGGGCTTAGGTGTAACGATAGTAAACGGCTTAGGCGCACCAATGCAAGGTATTGCAATGTTGCTAGAAGTTGTTGCTAAAGAACCTAAAAATGTAAAGGCTAATATGAATTTAGGATTGTTCTCCATAAAATCAGGTCAGTTTGATAAAGCAATTCCTCGTTTTAACACAGTAATTGCCGCTGCTCCAACTCCTGAAGCCTATTTTTATTTAGGAACAGCTTTAGAAAATTTAGGCAGAAATAAAGAAGCAGTAAATGCTTATCTATCAAGCAAAAAATTAGCGGCTAACCCAACCTTATCTTCATTCATTGATAAGAAGGTGGCTGAACTAAAGAATAAAAATTAATTAACAGATTAATAAAAACATTTAAAACTTAAAACTATGCCAAGCGGTAAAAAAAGAAAGAGACATAAAATGGCTACCCACAAACGTAAAAAACGTTTAAGAAAAAACAGACATAAGAAAAAATAGTTTCTTATTTGATAAAGCCAGTTAAACCTCATAGTAAACACTATGAGGTTTAAACAATTTACATGATTTTTTTATTGTATATCTTTTTGGCTACATCACTGTTTTTTATTTACTATCCATTTGTTAATAGGCGAAAGCCTTAAATCTGTAGCTGTTGGTAAAAGAATTAATTATCAATTCGACTCCTGCCGGAGTTACCATAGCGTTGATTGAAGACAAACAACTTGTTGAGCTTCACAAAGAACAAATCAATATTAACTACGCTGTAGGCGATATTTATTTAGGCCGCATTAAAAAAATTATGCCTGGTCTGAATGCCGCTTTCGTGGATGTTGGTTATGAAAAAGATGCTTTTTTGCATTACTTTGATTTGGGCCCTCAGGTGCAATCTTTAATTAAGCTAACGAAGATCAAGCGTAATGGCTCGGTTACAGGCACATTATTAGATAATTTAAAGCTAGAAGCCGATATTAACAAGGCAGGCAAAATTTCTGATGTGCTCAGTAAAAACATGCTCCTACCTGTACAAATTGCCAAAGAGCCAATTTCTACAAAAGGACCACGTTTAAGTTCCGACATTTCGATTGCCGGCAGGTATGTGGTACTGGTGCCATTCTCCAATACCATATCTGTATCAAAAAAAATTAAAAGTAATACCGAACGTAATCGTTTAAAAAAGATTATTGAAAGTATTAAACCTCAAAATTTTGGGGTCATTATCAGAACCGTTTCTGAAGGCAGAGGAGTTGCCGAAATGCAAAAAGATCTTTTAGATTTAATTGCTAAGTGGGAAAACTTCATTAAAAAAATGCCATCTACCGAACCTTCAAAAAGAGTTTGGGGAGAAATGGACAGATCATCAACGTTAATCCGTGATATTCTGAACCCTGATTTTACAAACGTTTACGTAAGTACACCTGAGCTGTACGATGATATCCGTTCTTATGTTCACGATATTTCTCCAGAAATGGAAAAGATCGTTAAACTGTACAAACAGAAAGAACCTATCTTCGATCATTTCGGTGTAGAAAAGCAGATTAAAAACGCTTTCGGAAAGACAGTAAACTTACCAGGTGGTGCTTACCTTGTTGTAGAGCACACTGAAGCACTCCACGTGATAGACGTGAACAGTGGAAACCGCACTGCCAGTAAAGAAAATCAAGAAGAGAATGCTTTACAGGTAAACAAAGAGGCGGCCAAAGAAATTGCCCGTCAATTGCGCTTGCGCGATATGGGCGGTATTGTGGTAATCGATTTTATCGATATGCACAAACCAACAAACCGTAAAATGCTATTCGATTATTTGCGTGAGCTGATGTTATTGGATAGAGCCAAACACACTATTTTGCCTCCAAGCAAATTTGGTTTGGTACAGATTACCAGACAACGTGTTCGTCCGGAAATGAATATTGTTACGGTAGAAAAATGCCCGGCCTGCGATGGGACCGGAGAAATTAAAGCGAGTATCGTTTTAATGGATGATATTGAGAACAACCTTAATTATATTTTAAGAGAGCAGAATGAAAAGGGCGTAACCCTTTGCGTACACCCATACATCGAAGCTTATATTACAAAAGGCATTTTCAACCTTCAACGCCGCTGGTTCTTTAAATACGGCCAATGGATTAAAGTTAAGGCACAATCATCGTATCACTTAACCGAGTTTCACTTCATCTCCGCAAAAGATGAAGAGATTAAATTATAACTCAAAACACATTTAACAGAAAGCCTGGATTTTTAAATCTGGGCTTTCTGTTGTTTAAGTGTATTTCAAATCTAAAATATTAATTAAGTGCCTCACTAAGTTATGCTCAGATGACTTAGGTGGTCAATATTTTTGGAAAACAACTGTCCTGTGCGTTTTGGCCACTTAGTCCTGCTATCCCTCCAAGTCCTCACTCATTGTTCGCTCCGGGCTTTCCGTTCTATCAGGTTTATCAACAATGGCGCTGCATTTTATAGTGATGTTTCAAACCTCGCAGGTTT from Flavobacterium sp. W4I14 includes these protein-coding regions:
- a CDS encoding alkylation response protein AidB-like acyl-CoA dehydrogenase (product_source=COG1960; cath_funfam=1.10.540.10,1.20.140.10,2.40.110.10; cog=COG1960; pfam=PF00441,PF02770,PF02771; superfamily=47203,56645), with the protein product MHFELSEEQLMIRQAARDFAQQELKPGVIERDEHQKFPAEQVKKLGELGFLGMMVSEKYNGSGLDAISYVLVMEELSKIDASASVVVSVNNSLVCYGLEAYGSEAQKEKYLKPLAAGEKIGAFCLSEPEAGSDATSQRTTAEDKGDYYLLNGTKNWITNGGTASTYLVIAQTHPELRHKGINAFIVEKGIEGFTVGPKENKLGIRGSDTHSLMFNDVKVPKENRIGEDGFGFKFAMKTLEGGRIGIAAQALGIAQGAFELATQYAKERKSFGKPISEHQAIAFKLADMATQIEAARLLVYKAAWLKDQGLPYTQAGSMAKLFASKVAMDVTIEAVQVHGGYGFVKEYHVERLMRDAKITQIYEGTSEIQKMVISREVIR
- a CDS encoding uncharacterized protein (TIRG00374 family) (product_source=TIGR00374; cog=COG0392; ko=KO:K07027; pfam=PF03706; tigrfam=TIGR00374; transmembrane_helix_parts=Inside_1_6,TMhelix_7_26,Outside_27_40,TMhelix_41_63,Inside_64_74,TMhelix_75_97,Outside_98_137,TMhelix_138_160,Inside_161_166,TMhelix_167_189,Outside_190_217,TMhelix_218_240,Inside_241_246,TMhelix_247_269,Outside_270_297,TMhelix_298_320,Inside_321_326) translates to MIFDLKTALKYIILFLIGIGVLYLAFRGQDLGKIWQEIKTANYFWVITSAFAVWIGHVLRALRWQMLYQSIHYKISFWNAYHAVMIGYLANLALPRFGEIGRCSVIHKAEKVPMFASIGTVITERLFDVLMLFLTSLAMLIFQYDIVAGFLYQTIYLNLVKKINTINYLWLVGLGIIILLLIAVAIYFLRQKFSKKFLRIFVSLRQGFGSYSKLKEKGLFLTYTLGIWLFYLLSMYFAFSSIQATSGLHFNAAFTAIVFSGFAMAAPVQGGIGVFHWMVAQSLVLYSVSFKDGLAYSTIIHSSQVLLILILGSLSLGFVLTKRAVK
- a CDS encoding ribosome maturation factor RimP (product_source=KO:K09748; cath_funfam=2.30.30.180,3.30.300.70; cog=COG0779; ko=KO:K09748; pfam=PF02576,PF17384; superfamily=74942,75420); translation: MQVEKRVAALVEEKIADRPELFLVEVKMLPNNKLIIHVDGDEGISIQDCVAISRHVGFHLEEENAIEQAYNLEVSSPGVGEPLKLIRQYNKNIGRTVSIKLKEGSKKEGKLLSVTDNNLLIEESVKEKGKKAVAIQTAVPFNDILETSVLISFK
- a CDS encoding hypothetical protein (product_source=Hypo-rule applied) codes for the protein MEASVLWAAIPPFAMIPIGAEPNTPSQHEVKLKINYYATIVISIINATFDLLTFYT
- a CDS encoding putative membrane protein (product_source=KO:K08972; cog=COG1950; ko=KO:K08972; pfam=PF04020; superfamily=81338; transmembrane_helix_parts=Inside_1_6,TMhelix_7_24,Outside_25_27,TMhelix_28_50,Inside_51_54,TMhelix_55_77,Outside_78_86,TMhelix_87_109,Inside_110_114) is translated as MRFIIEILLMGLAFFIGARIVPGVHVDSYATSIIAAVLVALANSTIGFILRLLTFPVNFLTLGLVSFIITVLMILLVDNMMTSFNTSGFIAAAFLAIVVALIKAVFSAVVGEKE
- a CDS encoding hypothetical protein (product_source=Hypo-rule applied; superfamily=49879); protein product: MFKCFFKYQAVIAIAIFALSCSNTNNRPIIKFSGDSSSIIIKNIDEASLLQVKNAYQANADALNLVSVLIKPGDLDSIQDELEVPGKVKILGDSLVFNPDQPFLKGKEYLVESYVGIKFATVGDLIMGKGKQNLKAQRQTLKR